A region from the Bactrocera dorsalis isolate Fly_Bdor chromosome 1, ASM2337382v1, whole genome shotgun sequence genome encodes:
- the LOC105230767 gene encoding splicing factor 3B subunit 2 produces the protein MGDQPPQMSMPPGAVPMQSGPPPLLGMRPPPGLLPGPPAPPIFPPGLNMPHQQLPPPQQMPPPPQQIPPPTQQQLQPPPQQLAPPPQHSLQPPLQMNPQQIPMQQMNPQQMPPPPHQQIPPPQPWNQGPPPSRMEVPKNEPVGRPMPLMSMQLEKPKSGNGSNTTGSSTTSDNVGEAGESSENVDDDEKNKKPTEVVLPKALEDVLALKDQRAAEFHVNAEDFTSNEANSGGVGNAGVIGNDYGDAGDDSDDEGEAQMNGGITGKGGKQSRAEKNKKKKRRKKQNRKLRQQRDNERINDVDNDQSAEAENKTDEAEADDDAQAARNEKNSDDEIEDKDKNKSSRNKKDRKGKDRDKDKEKQKQKESAVEKKDKSEITGDDDVTIEYIPERITIADLAPMYRQFYRVFEIFKLENKPKVTEKDKTTTENEGAAIPKKPIDKMQDDDDDEDNEDTKEDKEKLSKRKLKKLTRLSVAELKQLVSRPDVVEMHDVTARDPKLLVQLKAYRNTVQVPRHWCFKRKYLQGKRGIEKPPFDLPAFIKKTGIMEMRESLQEKDDAKSLKSKMRERVRPKMGKIDIDYQKLHDAFFKWQTKPRMTIHGDLYYEGKEYETRLKEKKPGDLSEELRIALGMPVGPNSHKIPPPWLIAQQRYGPPPSYPSLKIPGLNAPIPEGTSFGYHAGGWGKPPVDENGKPLYGDVFGTNIMDLDSGIDEGDIERNQWGELESESEESSEEEEEDGEDLANQPDDSGLVTPAEGLVTPSGLTSVPAGMETPETIELRKKKIEAEIEDNDTPVLYQVLPEKRTDRVGASMMGSTHVYDISGVNKPAARAAVTVDREGTVELALDPSELDLDNEAMAQRYEQQMREQQSHLQKEDLSDMLAEHVARQKSKRKRQQADTTSKTTKKYKEFKF, from the exons ATGGGTGATCAG CCTCCACAAATGTCTATGCCGCCAGGTGCCGTACCGATGCAAAGCGGTCCACCTCCATTGCTTGGCATGCGGCCACCACCAGGTTTGTTACCTGGACCACCGGCACCGCCAATATTTCCACCCGGTCTTAATATGCCGCATCAACAACTGCCGCCCCCACAACAAATGCCCCCACCACCACAGCAAATACCGCCACCAACTCAACAGCAATTGCAGCCACCACCACAGCAGTTGGCACCGCCGCCGCAGCATTCTCTACAACCGCCATTACAAATGAATCCTCAGCAAATACCCATGCAACAAATGAATCCTCAACAGATGCCACCACCACCGCATCAACAAATACCGCCACCACAACCATGGAATCAGGGGCCACCACCATCTCGTATGGAGGTACCTAAAAATGAACCGGTCGGTCGGCCCATGCCACTCATGTCTATGCAGCTTGAGAAACCTAAAAGTGGTAACGGTAGTAACACAACGGGCAGTTCCACAACATCGGATAATGTAGGTGAAGCTGGCGAAAGTAGTGAAAATGTCGATGatgacgaaaaaaataaaaagcctACCGAAGTGGTTCTCCCGAAAGCGCTGGAAGATGTTTTGGCATTAAAAGATCAGCGCGCGGCTGAATTTCATGTGAATGCGGAAGATTTTACTTCGAATGAAGCGAACAGTGGTGGCGTTGGAAATGCTGGCGTCATAGGTAATGACTATGGCGATGCTGGTGATGACTCAGATGATGAAGGTGAGGCTCAAATGAATGGTGGCATAACTGGGAAAGGTGGTAAACAAAGccgtgccgaaaaaaataaaaagaaaaaacgtagAAAGAAGCAAAATCGCAAACTTAGGCAGCAACGTGACAACGAGCGCATAAATGACGTTGACAATGATCAATCTGCCGAAGCTGAAAATAAAACCGATGAGGCAGAAGCAGATGACGACGCACAGGCGGCACGGAATGAGAAGAACTCGGATGATGAAATTGAAgacaaagataaaaataaatcgaGCAGGAATAAGAAGGACAGAAAGGGTAAGGATAGGGATAAGGATaaagagaaacaaaaacaaaaagaaagcgCTGTTGAAAAGAAAGATAAATCGGAGATTACCGGTGATGATGATGTGACCATAGAATATATACCGGAGCGCATAACTATAGCCGATTTAGCGCCAATGTATAGGCAATTTTATCgcgttttcgaaatatttaaattggagAACAAACCGAAGGTCACAGAGAAGGACAAAACAACTACGGAGAATGAAGGTGCAGCTATTCCCAAAAAGCCAATAGACAAGATGcaagatgatgatgatgacgaagATAATGAg GATACCAAAGAGGACAAGGAGAAATTATCTAAACGCAAACTGAAGAAACTCACGCGCTTGAGCGTTGCTGAATTAAAACAATTGGTCTCACGACCCGACGTTGTGGAAATGCACGACGTCACTGCGCGTGATCCCAAATTACTTGTACAACTAAAGGCTTATCGCAACACTGTGCAAGTGCCTCGTCACTGGTGTTTCAAGCGAAAATATTTGCAGGGTAAACGTGGCATTGAGAAGCCACCCTTTGATTTGCCAGCCTTCATCAAAAAGACTGGCATTATGGAAATGCGTGAATCGCTACAGGAAAAGGACGATGCCAAGtcattaaaatcgaaaatgCGCGAACGTGTACGTCCTAAAATGGGCAAAATCGATATAGATTATCAGAAGTTGCACGATGCCTTCTTCAAGTGGCAGACCAAGCCGCGTATGACCATACATGGTGATCTATACTATGAGGGCAAAGAGTATGAGACGCGTTTGAAAGAGAAGAAACCAGGCGACTTGTCCGAAGAGTTGCGCATAGCACTCGGTATGCCGGTTGGCCCTAACTCACATAAAATTCCACCACCATGGCTTATTGCCCAACAACGTTACGGGCCGCCACCATCATATCCTAGTTTGAAAATACCCGGCTTGAATGCACCCATACCCGAAGGCACCTCGTTCGGCTACCATGCAGGTGGTTGGGGTAAACCGCCTGTAGATGAAAATGGCAAACCATTGTACGGTGATGTATTTGGCACGAATATAATGGATTTGGAT AGTGGCATTGATGAGGGCGATATTGAGCGCAATCAATGGGGTGAACTTGAGTCCGAGTCTGAGGAGTCATCTGAAGAAGAGGAGGAGGATGGTGAAGATCTGGCTAATCAACCAGACGATAGCGGTCTCGTAACACCAGCTGAAGGTTTGGTAACACCGTCGGGTCTAACAAGTGTACCAGCCGGCATGGAGACGCCAGAAACGATTGAGTTGCGTAAGAAGAAAATCGAAGCCGAAATAGAAGA CAATGACACTCCTGTTCTCTATCAAGTACTGCCCGAAAAGCGTACCGATCGTGTTGGTGCTTCTATGATGGGCTCCACTCACGTCTACGATATAAGTGGTGTTAACAAACCGGCCGCACGTGCCGCTGTCACGGTCGATCGTGAGGGCACCGTCGAATTGGCTTTGGATCCCTCCGAATTGGATTTGGATAATGAGGCAATGGCACAACGTTATGAGCAACAAATGCGCGAACAACAAAGTCATCTGCAGAAGGAGGATCTCTCCGATATGTTGGCTGAGCATGTGGCACGTCAGAAATCAAAGCGTAAACGGCAACAAGCCGACACaacaagcaaaacaacaaagaaGTATAAAgagtttaaattttga
- the LOC105230766 gene encoding eEF1A lysine and N-terminal methyltransferase homolog, with protein sequence MNLLPKSHEEFAQPEYWNSFFTKRGEKAFEWYGEYLELCEQIHKYVKNTDQILMLGCGNSQLSMDMYDSGFRNITNIDISTVAIRKMLEVNAHKRESMKFLQMDATQMTFEDEYFSVALDKGTLDALFVDDTPEVHATVERYFNEIKRTMRNGGRYLCITLLQEHILKYILDYFPRNGFMLRVVHCADADRANQEKNADNPDVMPMPVFIVIATKFKALPIPILEFSLGKDKMQRLPNVQELKNAVTAVQRAALICNGLARTNIAGHEEVVMDLCQPGESTRRYTVHVLDQPPARGLGKFAAFIVPQGREIEWLFATTQGRRKLHSSAKFQRLAVVTLHRDQEYVSLDTVKCELAESIKSLAPIGLTEQIPFLSLGADVGKRETLVSGFSQISGDFRIEEVEGNDGKIFRRLIFLSNQFVVQSEALVKTIKLKGKKERKKIDFGYLACQHHLYMSAGVQLAIGSKNAANEVKDVVVVGLGGGGLCSFLHAAVPSVRLTAVEIDPIMLEVAEQYFELKQDNRFHVVIDDGLSFLETCKNEEIKFNAVLFDVDSKDLSLGMSCPPKSFLEPTVLNNIKSIIGDKGLFILNLVCRDEALRDEALLQLRSAFKSVCCYKLDEDINEIIYCSNNEKYKSIAEWKKDLGAAARRLNNAAKEQNLHKEEMLEVTEFLNELKI encoded by the exons ATGAATTTGTTACCAAAATCACACGAGGAATTCGCGCAACCAGAATACTGGAATTCCTTCTTCACAAAACGCGGTGAGAAGGCCTTTGAATG GTATGGCGAATATTTGGAATTATGCGagcaaatacacaaatatgtaaAGAATACAGATCAAATTCTAATGCTGGGTTGTGGTAATTCACAGCTTAGCATGGATATGTACGACTCAGGTTTTAG AAATATAACAAACATTGATATTTCAACGGTGGCAATTAGAAAAATGTTAGAAGTAAATGCTCATAAACGTGAGAGTATGAAATTTCTGCAAATGGATGCGACGCAAATGACTTTTGAGGACGAATATTTTTCCGTTGCTTTAGATAAAGGCACATTGGATGCGCTTTTTGTTGACGACACACCGGAGGTACACGCAACCGTGGAACGCTACTTCAATGAAATCAAACGTACTATGCG CAATGGTGGGCGTTACTTGTGTATAACCCTACTACAAGAacatatattgaaatatattttagattATTTCCCACGTAATGGTTTTATGTTACGTGTGGTACACTGTGCCGATGCAGATCGTGCCAATCAGGAAAAGAATGCAGATAATCCTGATGTTATGCCAATGCCTgtctttattgttattgcaacCAAATTCAAGGCATTACCAATACCG ATATTGGAATTTAGCTTGGGTAAGGACAAAATGCAACGTTTACCAAATGTTCAGGAGTTGAAAAATGCTGTGACGGCTGTACAAAGAGCGGCGTTGATATGCAATGGTTTAGCTCGCACAAATATTGCAG GACATGAAGAGGTTGTAATGGATTTGTGTCAACCTGGCGAATCTACTCGGCGTTACACAGTCCATGTCCTGGATCAACCACCGGCAAGGGGTTTAGGTAAATTTGCCGCATTCATTGTACCTCAGGGCAG AGAGATTGAATGGCTCTTTGCCACAACTCAGGGCCGTAGAAAATTACACAGTTCCGCGAAATTTCAGCGCCTAGCAGTTGTGACACTTCATCGCGATCAGGAATATGTGTCATTGGACACAGTTAAGTGTGAACTTGCAGAGAGCATCAAGAGCCTAGCGCCTATTGGTCTAACGGAGCAG ATTCCTTTCCTATCTCTAGGCGCTGATGTTGGTAAACGTGAAACTCTAGTAAGTGGTTTTTCCCAAATATCCGGCGATTTTCGCATTGAGGAGGTGGAGGGTAAcgatggaaaaatatttcggcGTCTGATCTTCCTCAGTAATCAATTTGTAGTACAATCAGAAGCTTTGGTCAAGACAA TAAAACTGAAGGGTAAAAAGGAGCGTAAGAAAATTGATTTCGGTTATTTGGCATGTCaacatcatttatatatgtctGCTGGTGTACAATTGGCCATTGGTTCAAAAAATGCTGCCAATGAGGTCAAAGATGTGGTAGTGGTGGGCCTAGGCGGTGGTGGTCTCTGCAGTTTTCTACATGCAGCTGTGCC TAGTGTGCGGTTGACAGCAGTTGAAATAGATCCCATCATGCTGGAAGTGGCAGAACAGTATTTTGAATTAAAGCAAGATAATCGATTTCATGTAGTAATCGATGACGGCTTGTCCTTTTTAGAAACTTGCAAAAATGAAG AGATCAAATTCAACGCCGTGCTGTTTGATGTAGACAGCAAAGATCTTTCGCTTGGCATGAGTTGTCCGCCAAAAAGTTTTCTTGAACCGACAGTGCTAAATAACATTAAGTCAATTATTGGCGATAAAGGCTTATTCATATTGAATTTGGTTTGTCGTGATGAAGCGTTGCGGGACGAAGCCTTACTACAACTACGCAGTGCTTTCAAATCGGTTTGTTGTTATAAGCTGGACGAGGATATAAATGAGATTATTTATTGTTCAAATAATGAAAAGTACAAAAGTATAGCGGAATGGAAGAAAGATTTGGGCGCTGCTGCTCGGCGCTTAAATAATGCGGCAAAAGAGCAGAATTTGCATAAGGAAGAAATGTTAGAGGTTACGgagtttttaaatgaattaaagatttaa
- the LOC105230765 gene encoding protein brunelleschi produces the protein MRANVSQMLTHGASEPIMSRPDYEQNALHHGCLLVLLRGVGPSKPRSLQKAFDKVRRVSNVKINDSTGITRDIWVRYIHDHPVENNDWGDFQTHRRLLGLITIGKFENQTELNELCRQHESLKVRYSGTLYDSRAIFFGPSSAHVAENINSAGGDQHFTDASNLTIHDSVNLNSNSVTNHCPRLEEEYTTPSNFKAQAFFYREQDSCSDLESHIAEFIHALFWVLESKRLDRSREKVEKVSLLLAPFEKRDFVGLDMDSRSNRKRTVGRVTKNLADLSLQAGLVVDALGLYHSACETLRAIGDLLWLSASEEGLCSASAILLYPHLRESETLHRNTSLQDGPSPLRSTPEKWRASDATVKVHAPEHQHNSHPDAQGMASTVQMTSASSSCSSVSSLLTNSSTSGTPSSSSSTSTISAAQHGARSSELPSNILKPDELHGYYRRAIINYSKYGPAAIIETEAALKAARIMIEQNRPLDVAMFLQNIFFINVTMSEPERVKRLEVVSDLYHQIGYRRKAAFFQHLAALKYVQQGNPNPDWSQTYRLMLESFSGYLLSLDPMEVIDNAAGWPALQIDLLQGVIAAARRLGQSALATRHMTFLLQTQWAHMTPTEQSELSVQLQNLSAQCEGSPVPLVLENGTVIPPANLTDLPYCMDLVVRDLPAHLRPQRIKIVKADSGPFLFTPIHLNSMDRREKKKEKNKISFLWVQNNLSEVTLRLRNPLPIELTVSDMRLLTNGIVFESLPQTVILQPHVPTTVTLHGTPIEVGQLEIQGYSTHALGVKSNCRLKNMRGRKFPPNYLVDVIPALPRISVKTSLPQTATFSQLASSDIVITSASLTLYNGESSTCIVTITNDSPLPVEHLEISISSNVEQEVQKKIFIIDEKELQSKLPIQPNSSIDFTVHIYGEADFVCPIVSQRAASVHSNSTVTAALQADYAGATMGAGPYSLQYSTLSSSGHASLPSRVSSPNQQQTSYNRRNDPNNLSFRSSTSGGAPSLAALSLPPAGTQGSTHGYGQHVEAQFRVKYSGGEAMQQGYCRQCAISFNIELLPSAQITSWDVLPAEIPSQFYLVLDVSNLTAQEMSLNYTNNKSILIEAKESCRVPIPVDRCSLEQVVAAREAEYAENMEKDLCYRTQLLSFSDSISKLCSEHIAERVKISWLLAGTDIQGIASLHGIVLTSAMIDLTTVSPLEWTVSFQNTPVQPQSEIVCAAGQSAILNVSVSNQSAQPLRNLVLTIKFYQDYLNGMENYNLDTRVAISGPSRVSIPLLQKHAQIQHECTAIFFTPGRFKASIQCCSKPQETSTQSARGQLLEHKMPAVQVSDIVGSAASYHEQQEHIWKFIPPIEVTVIEQ, from the exons ATGCGTGCAAATGTGAGTCAGATGTTGACGCATGGAGCTAGTGAACCGATTATGTCGCGTCCGGATTACGAGCAAAATGCGCTACATCACGGTTGTTTGTTGGTGCTATTGCGTGGCGTGGGTCCATCCAAGCCACGGTCGCTGCAaaaggcgtttgataaggttcGCCGCGTCAGCAATGTGAAAATAAATG ACTCGACAGGTATTACACGTGATATTTGGGTACGCTACATACATGACCATCCGGTAGAAAATAATGATTGGGGTGATTTTCAAACACACCGTCGTCTTCTAGGTTTAATTACTATTGGCAAATTTGAAAATCAAACAGAATTAAATGAGCTTTGTAGGCAACATGAATCGCTCAAAGTTCGCTACAGTGGCACACTGTACGACTCACGTGCAATATTTTTCGGTCCATCATCAGCACACGTTGCGGAAAACATTAATTCTGCCGGTGGCGATCAACATTTCACGGATGCAAGCAACCTTACCATTCATGATAGTGTTAATTTAAATTCTAACAGTGTAACGAATCATTGTCCTAGACTTGAAGAGGAATATACTACTCCCTCCAATTTTAAGGCGCAAGCCTTTTTCTATCGAGAACAAGATTCTTGTAGTGATTTAGAATCACACATAGCTGAGTTCATACATGCGCTATTCTGGGTGCTGGAATCAAAGCGTTTGGATAGATCGCgtgaaaaagtagaaaaagttAGTTTACTATTAGCACCATTTGAGAAACGCGATTTTGTCGGTCTGGATATGGATTCACGCAGTAATCGCAAACGCACTGTTGGCCGTGTCACTAAGAATTTGGCGGACCTGTCGTTACAAGCTGGTCTAGTAGTAGACGCGCTAGGTTTATACCATAGCGCCTGCGAAACTTTGCGTGCCATAGGAGATTTATTATGGTTGAGCGCTTCGGAAGAAGGCTTGTGTTCAGCTTCAGCAATACTTTTATATCCACATTTACGTGAAAGCGAAACTTTACATCGAAACACTTCCTTGCAGGATG gtcCATCACCTTTGCGCAGCACACCCGAAAAATGGCGAGCTAGCGATGCAACAGTTAAAGTGCATGCGCCCGAACATCAACATAATTCGCACCCAGACGCTCAAGGCATGGCCTCTACGGTGCAAATGACCTCGGCATCGTCGTCTTGTTCTTCAGTATCTTCCCTTTTAACAAATTCCTCAACTTCCGGTACACCATCATCGTCATCTTCTACATCGACTATCTCAGCGGCGCAGCATGGTGCTCGTTCAAGTGAATTGCCAAGCAACATACTAAAACCAGATGAACTTCACGGTTATTACAGGCGTGCAATTATAAATTATAGTAAATATGGTCCTGCCGCTATAATCGAGACTGAGGCGGCGCTAAAGGCAGCGCGTATTATGATTGAGCAAAATCGGCCATTAGATGTGGCAATGTTcctgcaaaatattttctttataaatgtgACCATGAGCGAACCGGAGCGTGTAAAACGTTTAGAAGTGGTTAGCGATTTGTATCACCAAATCGGCTATCGACGTAAAGCGGCCTTCTTTCAGCACCTAGCAGCACTCAAATATGTACAACAAGGCAATCCGAATCCCGATTGGTCGCAGACTTATCGGTTAATGTTGGAAAGCTTTTCCGGCTATTTACTTTCGCTCGATCCAATGGAGGTGATCGATAATGCCGCAGGTTGGCCAGCTTTACAAATAGATTTGTTGCAAGGTGTTATCGCAGCGGCGCGACGCTTAGGTCAATCTGCGTTAGCTACACGTCACATGACTTTTTTACTGCAAACACAGTGGGCGCATATGACACCAACGGAGCAGAGCGAATTGTCCGTGCAATTACAGAATTTAAGTGCGCAATGTGAAGGTTCACCTGTGCCTCTGGTGCTGGAAAACGGCACTGTCATACCACCAGCCAATCTAACGGATTTACCCTATTGCATGGACTTGGTTGTGCGCGATTTGCCGGCACATCTGCGGCCGCAGCGTATAAAAATCGTCAAAGCAGATAGTGGACCTTTCCTATTCACACCCATACATCTCAATTCGATGGATAGACGTGAAAAGAAGAaggaaaagaataaaatat CTTTTCTTTGGGTGCAAAACAATCTAAGTGAGGTAACACTGCGGTTGCGCAATCCATTGCCAATCGAGTTGACTGTTAGCGATATGCGTCTGTTAACTAACGGCATAGTTTTTGAATCGCTACCACAAACAGTAATTTTACAGCCGCATGTACCAACCACTGTAACACTACATGGCACACCTATCGAAGTgggccaattggagattcaGGGGTATAGCACGCATGCGCTGGGCGTCAAGTCCAATTGTCGCTTGAAAAACATGCGTGGACGCAAATTTCCGCCCAATTATCTGGTGGATGTGATACCGGCATTGCCCCGAATATCCGTAAAGACCTCGTTGCCACAAACGGCGACATTCAGCCAATTAGCAAGTTCCGACATTGTTATAACATCCGCAAGTTTAACATTGTACAACGGCGAGTCATCAACGTGCATTGTTACCATTACAAATGACAGTCCGCTACCCGTGGAACATTTGGAGATAAGTATCAGTTCGAATGTGGAACAAGAagtgcagaaaaaaattttcattatcgATGAAAAAGAATTGCAA TCAAAACTTCCCATACAACCCAATAGCTCAATCGATTTTACGGTGCATATATATGGCGAAGCGGACTTCGTCTGCCCCATAGTAAGTCAACGCGCCGCCTCAGTGCATTCTAATAGCACAGTGACAGCTGCTTTGCAAGCAGATTATGCGGGCGCCACAATGGGTGCTGGACCGTATTCATTGCAATACTCAACACTATCATCATCGGGTCACGCGAGCTTGCCTTCACGTGTTAGTTCGCCCAATCAACAGCAAACGTCATATAATCGTCGCAATGATCCAAATAATCTGAGTTTTCGCTCCTCAACGTCGGGCGGCGCACCATCACTGGCAGCGCTGAGTTTGCCACCTGCAGGTACGCAAGGCAGCACTCATGGTTATGGACAACACGTGGAAGCACAGTTTCGTGTGAAATATTCCGGTGGCGAGGCCATGCAACAGGGCTATTGTCGTCAATGTGCAATATCATTTAacattgaattgttgccgagcGCACAAATAACCAGCTGGGATGTGCTACCGGcagaaat TCCATCGCAATTCTATTTGGTGCTTGATGTGTCCAATTTGACAGCTCAAGAAATGTCGCTCaattacaccaacaacaagaGTATACTGATTGAAGCCAAAGAGAGTTGCCGTGTGCCAATACCAGTCGACCGTTGCTCGTTAGAGCAAGTAGTGGCCGCACGTGAAGCTGAATACGCTGAGAACATGGAGAAAG ACCTTTGCTATCGCACCCAACTGCTTTCTTTTAGCGACAGTATTAGTAAATTATGCTCGGAACATATAGCAGAGCGTGTGAAAATCAGTTGGTTGCTCGCCGGCACCGACATACAGGGCATAGCATCATTACACGGCATCGTGCTGACATCAGCCATGATCGATTTGACAACCGTGTCACCGCTGGAATGGA cgGTGTCATTCCAAAATACACCCGTCCAACCGCAATCGGAAATTGTCTGCGCCGCCGGGCAGAGCGCCATATTGAATGTAAGCGTAAGCAATCAATCGGCGCAACCGCTACGTAACCTTGTGCTCACCATCAAATTTTACCAGGATTACTTAAATGGCAtggaaaattacaatttagatACACGCGTTGCCATATCCGGACCGAGCAG AGTCTCAATACCGCTACTACAAAAACACGCACAAATTCAACACGAGTGTACCGCAATATTTTTCACACCTGGTCGCTTCAAGGCAAGCATCCAATGCTGCTCCAAGCCACAAGAGACCTCAACTCAATCAGCTCGTGGCCAATTGTTAGAACACAAAATGCCCGCTGTACAAGTCAGCGACATTGTTGGCAGCGCAGCTAGTTATCACGAACAACAGGAGCACATCTGGAAATTTATACCGCCTATTGAAGTTACCGTTATCGAGCAATAA
- the LOC105230764 gene encoding cleft lip and palate transmembrane protein 1 homolog: MSTDAQPQPAAQGNGELAPAADGVAGPNNQEQQQQRQPTKMESFFAMTKSLILRALIIYFISSFFRRPQQATNEASEQKAKNLAPRVNAWNYFENGTLFDLHVWLSEHSDNVDFKQKSNLIWLQEDLVYGDWSSGPKHDGIYTHSLKVKASKSLMNNGSIYLHTFVTRAGESPDPDADNYAKKGMMGYQHRILNKYKRIRLNRNYNLLGGEKERLAKELEQANLKDTIVSHWHPNITINLVVDQTNWAAGTVPPPLDEYVKFVDGGKTYLPIVFINDYWNLQREYFPINETTPDLDLHITFQPLSMFKWQLYAAQQMKNKWGGNMLGELMTAGAPEESDEDQDSLKETLLDTNIYLLGLTIAISILHSVFELLAFKNDIQFWNNRKSLEGLSVRSVFFGVFQSLIVLLYVLDNETNFMIRVSCFIGLGIEIWKIHKVVDIDYNTDQKILGILPKISFQDKGSYADSNTKEYDNLAFKYLGWACFPLLIGYFIYSLVYNQHKGWYSFVLNMLYGYLLTFGFIMMTPQLFINYKLKSVAHLPWRMMTYKFLNTFIDDIFAFVIKMPTMYRLGCFRDDIIFFVFLYQRWQYRVDYKRVNEFGFSGEMEEEASKKRLEAAAPASEQQAEKAAIENTPKSAAEKKED, translated from the exons atgtCAACTGACGCACAGCCGCAACCAGCTGCGCAGGGAAATGGCGAG CTGGCACCAGCAGCTGATGGTGTTGCTGGCCCTAACAatcaagagcaacaacaacaacggcaacccACTAAAATGGAATCTTTCTTTGCAATGACAAAATCATTGATATTACGTGctcttataatttattttataagttcATTTTTCCGCCGACCTCAACAAGCAACTAATGAAGCAAGTGagcaaaaagctaaaaatcttgCACCGCGTGTTAACGCATGGAATTACTTCGAAAACGGTACTCTCTTTGATTTGCATGTTTGGCTGTCGGAACATTCAGATAATGTAGACttcaaacaaaaatcaaatttaatatgGTTACAAGAAGATCTTGTATATGGCGATTGGTCATCGGGACCGAAACATGATGGTATTTATACGCATAGCTTAAAAGTAAAAGCATCCAAATCGTTGATGAACAATGGTAGCATTTATTTGCATACGTTTGTTACACGTGCTGGAGAGAGTCCTGACCCGGACGCAGATAATTATGCGAAAAAAGGAATGATGGGTTACCAACACAGAATTCTTAATAAATACAAACGGATACGCCTTAATCGCAACTATAATCTTCTAGGAGGAGAGAAGGAAAGATTGGCTAAAGAGTTGGAACAAGCAAACCTTAAAGATACCATAGTTTCACATTGGCATCCAAATATAACTATAAACTTAGTGGTAGATCAAACCAATTGGGCTGCGGGTACGGTGCCACCACCTTTAGATGAGTACGTCAAGTTTGTAGATGGTGGTAAAACATATTTGCCAATTGTATTTATCAATGATTACTGGAATTTGCAACGTGAATATTTCCCAATAAACGAAACCACCCCGGATTTAGATTTGCATATAACTTTCCAACCTTTGAGTATGTTCAAATGGCAATTATATGCGGCACAACAGATGAAGAACAAATGGGGTGGAAATATGCTCGGAGAACTAATGACAGCTGGTGCTCCTGag GAGTCGGATGAAGATCAAGATTCATTGAAAGAAACACTCCTtgacacaaatatatatttgctgGGACTCACAATTGCTATATCAATTTTGCATTCAGTGTTCGAGTTGTTGGCTTTTAAAAACGATATACAGTTCTGGAATAACCGTAAGTCGCTGGAAGGCCTTTCAGTGCGCTCCGTCTTCTTTGGAGTATTTCAGTCATTAATTGTGCTACTTTATGTCCTGGATAATGAAACCAATTTCATGATTCGAGTTTCATGCTTTATTGGATTAGGCATTGAAATTTGGAAAATCCACAAGGTTGTCGATATCGATTACAACACTGACCagaaaattttgggaatacTCCCGAAAATTAGTTTCCAAGATAAAGGTTCATATGCGGACAGTAATACAAAGGAATATGACAATCTTGCCTTCAAATATCTAGGCTGGGCATGTTTTCCACTGCTAATTGGATATTTCATCTACTCTTTAGTGTATAACCAGCACAAGGGATGGTATTCATTTGTGCTGAATATGCTGTATGGTTACCTCCTAACATTTGGCTTCATCATGATGACGCCTCAGTTGTTCATCAACTATAAACTAAAGTCCGTAGCACATTTGCCGTGGCGTATGATGACATATAAATTCCTCAACACATTTATAGAtgatatatttgcttttgtgaTCAAAATGCCTACTATGTATAGGTTGGGATGTTTCCGTGATGATATTATATTCTTCGTATTCTTGTATCAGCGCTGGCAATATCGCGTTGATTACAAGCGCGTAAATGAATTTGGTTTCTCCGGAGAAATGGAGGAAGAAGCGTCGAAAAAGAGACTTGAAGCTGCGGCACCTGCGTCAGAGCAACAAGCAGAAAAGGCGGCTATCGAAAATACGCCGAAATCGGCAGCCGAAAAGAAGGAGGACTAA